Proteins encoded by one window of Pseudomonas sp. LS44:
- a CDS encoding acetyl-CoA C-acetyltransferase, whose translation MTTEAFIFDAVRTPRGKGKKDGALYSVKPVNLIAGLLKALQERNNLDTSQVDDVVLGCVGPVGDQGGDIAKTAVLVADWDVSVAGVQLNRFCASGLEAVNLGAMKVRSGFEDLVVVGGVESMSRVPMGADGGPWALDPETNMHTNFVPQGVGADLIATLEGFSRADVDAFALRSQQKAARASADGSFKKSLVPVTDQNGIVLLDHDEFIRGESTLEGLGKLKPSFEMMGQMGFDASAIRQYSHVERIAHVHTPGNSSGIVDGAAAMLIGSEAKGKELGLKPRARIVATAVTSTDPTIMLTGPAPATRKALAKAGLKVDDIDLFEVNEAFASVVMKFMKDMGVSEDKVNVNGGSIAMGHPLGATGCAILGTLLDELEKRDLRYGLATLCVGGGMGIATIIERI comes from the coding sequence ATGACTACCGAAGCTTTCATTTTCGACGCGGTGCGTACGCCGCGCGGCAAAGGCAAGAAGGACGGCGCGCTGTACAGCGTCAAGCCGGTCAACCTGATTGCTGGCCTGCTCAAGGCTCTGCAGGAACGCAACAATCTCGACACCAGCCAGGTCGATGACGTGGTGCTGGGCTGCGTCGGTCCGGTCGGTGACCAGGGCGGCGACATCGCCAAGACCGCGGTGCTGGTCGCCGACTGGGACGTCAGCGTCGCCGGCGTACAGCTCAACCGCTTCTGCGCCTCGGGTCTTGAGGCGGTGAACCTCGGTGCGATGAAGGTTCGTTCCGGCTTCGAAGATCTCGTGGTCGTCGGTGGCGTGGAGTCGATGTCGCGCGTGCCGATGGGTGCGGACGGCGGCCCCTGGGCGCTGGACCCGGAAACCAACATGCACACCAATTTCGTCCCGCAGGGCGTGGGCGCCGATTTGATCGCCACGCTCGAAGGCTTCAGCCGCGCCGACGTCGATGCCTTCGCCCTGCGTTCGCAGCAAAAAGCCGCGCGTGCCAGTGCCGACGGTTCGTTCAAGAAGTCGTTGGTGCCGGTCACCGACCAGAACGGCATCGTGCTGCTCGATCACGACGAGTTCATTCGCGGCGAGTCGACCCTGGAGGGCCTGGGCAAGCTCAAGCCGAGCTTCGAGATGATGGGGCAGATGGGTTTCGACGCCAGTGCCATCCGCCAGTACAGCCATGTCGAGCGCATCGCGCATGTGCATACGCCGGGCAACAGCTCGGGCATCGTCGATGGCGCCGCCGCGATGCTGATCGGCTCCGAAGCCAAGGGCAAGGAGCTGGGCTTGAAGCCGCGCGCGCGCATCGTAGCCACTGCGGTCACCAGCACCGATCCGACCATCATGCTCACTGGCCCCGCGCCGGCCACCCGCAAGGCGCTGGCCAAAGCTGGCCTGAAGGTCGACGACATCGATCTGTTCGAAGTCAACGAAGCCTTCGCCTCGGTGGTGATGAAGTTCATGAAAGACATGGGCGTCAGCGAGGACAAGGTCAACGTCAACGGCGGCTCGATCGCCATGGGCCACCCGCTGGGCGCCACCGGCTGCGCGATCCTCGGCACCCTGCTCGATGAGCTGGAGAAGCGCGATCTGCGCTACGGCCTGGCCACACTCTGCGTGGGCGGCGGTATGGGCATAGCCACCATCATCGAACGTATCTAA
- a CDS encoding peptidase — protein sequence MTYCVAMNLVDGLVFVSDSRTNAGIDHIATFRKLFTFGVPGERLIVLQTAGNLATSQSVINLLKQRIADLNQINLYSVPTLYDATALVAGTIREVVARDGAPLAGNTDLTCSFLVGGQIVGSPPDLYSIYPQGNFIQATVDTPFLQLGESKYGKPILDRNLHFDTPLEEALRCALVSFDSTIRSNLSVGLPLDLLVYHKDSLIVPEGYRVSEEDQYYRDIRKRWASGLQALLYELPAPPKDYNV from the coding sequence ATGACTTACTGCGTCGCCATGAACTTGGTCGATGGTCTGGTGTTCGTCTCCGACTCGCGTACCAATGCGGGCATCGACCACATCGCCACCTTCCGCAAGCTGTTCACCTTTGGCGTGCCAGGCGAGCGGCTGATCGTGCTACAGACCGCCGGCAACCTGGCCACCTCACAGTCGGTGATCAACCTACTCAAGCAGCGCATCGCCGACCTTAACCAGATCAACCTGTACAGCGTGCCGACGCTCTACGATGCCACCGCGTTGGTCGCCGGGACGATTCGCGAGGTGGTCGCCCGCGATGGCGCGCCGCTGGCCGGCAACACCGACCTGACCTGCTCGTTCCTGGTCGGAGGGCAGATCGTCGGCAGCCCGCCGGATCTGTACAGCATCTATCCGCAGGGCAATTTCATTCAGGCGACCGTCGATACACCGTTTCTGCAGCTGGGTGAGAGCAAGTACGGCAAGCCGATCCTCGACCGCAATCTGCACTTCGACACCCCGCTGGAAGAGGCCCTGCGCTGTGCGCTGGTGTCTTTCGACTCGACCATTCGCAGTAATCTTTCGGTTGGGTTACCGCTGGACCTGCTGGTCTATCACAAGGACAGCCTGATCGTGCCTGAAGGGTATCGGGTGAGTGAGGAGGACCAGTACTACCGCGACATCCGCAAGCGTTGGGCGAGCGGTCTGCAGGCACTGCTCTACGAGTTGCCCGCGCCGCCGAAGGATTACAACGTTTGA
- a CDS encoding 3-hydroxyacyl-CoA dehydrogenase NAD-binding domain-containing protein — translation MTDAIRYEKGQDNIVVLTIDMPGQSANTMNAVYGAAMGKIVERLQTEKDSIAGVIVTSAKKTFFAGGDLNELIKVSKADAGEFYRRILDLKAQLRTLETLGKPVVAAINGAALGGGWEICLACHHRIALDDKGVQLGLPEVTLGLLPGGGGVVRMVRLLGIEKSLPYLLEGKKVDAQAALKAGLIQEIASNRDEMLAKARAWILANPAAVQPWDVKGYKIPGGTPSSPNVAQMLSIAPSVLRDKTKGCFPAPERILCAAVEGAQVDFDTAHIIEARYFTELVTGQVAKNMIGTFWFQLNEINAGKSRPQGFPVSATKKVGVLGAGMMGAGIAYVSAVAGIEVVLKDVSVEAAEKGKAYSAGLLDKQVARGKLSAEKRDAVLARIKATASEADFTGCDLIIEAVFEDRALKGKVTAAAEAAALSDAVIASNTSTLPITGLATAVQKQDKFIGLHFFSPVDKMPLVEIIRGEKTSDETLARAFDYVLQIKKTPIVVHDSRGFFTSRVFGTFTNEGLAMLGEGVNAAMIETEARNAGMPVGPLAISDEVSMGLMSHIRAQTRKDLEAEGKQMPQHPAFAVVDLMVSEYKRQGKAAGGGFYDYPQAGKKHLWPELKARFEKADKQIPAADVRDRMLFIQAIETVRCVEEGVLLSTADANIGSIFGIGFAAWSGGALQFINQYGVKDFVARAEYLAEQYGERFIPPTLLLEKAGKNERF, via the coding sequence ATGACTGACGCCATCCGTTACGAAAAAGGCCAGGACAATATCGTCGTCCTGACCATCGATATGCCTGGCCAGAGCGCCAATACCATGAACGCCGTGTATGGCGCGGCGATGGGCAAGATCGTAGAGCGCCTGCAGACCGAGAAGGACAGCATCGCCGGGGTGATCGTCACCTCGGCGAAGAAGACCTTCTTCGCCGGCGGCGACCTGAACGAGCTGATCAAGGTCAGCAAGGCCGACGCCGGCGAGTTCTATCGCCGCATTCTCGACCTCAAGGCGCAGCTGCGCACCCTGGAAACCCTGGGCAAGCCCGTAGTCGCTGCCATCAACGGCGCGGCCCTCGGCGGCGGCTGGGAAATCTGCCTGGCCTGTCATCACCGCATTGCCCTGGACGACAAGGGCGTGCAGCTCGGTCTGCCGGAAGTCACCCTCGGCCTGTTGCCGGGCGGCGGCGGAGTGGTGCGCATGGTGCGTCTGCTGGGTATCGAAAAGTCCCTGCCGTACCTGCTCGAAGGCAAGAAGGTCGATGCGCAGGCCGCGCTGAAAGCCGGCCTGATCCAAGAAATCGCCAGCAACCGTGATGAGATGCTGGCCAAGGCGCGGGCCTGGATCCTCGCCAATCCGGCGGCCGTGCAGCCTTGGGACGTCAAGGGTTACAAGATTCCTGGCGGTACCCCGTCCAGCCCGAATGTGGCGCAGATGCTGTCGATCGCTCCTTCGGTGCTGCGCGACAAGACCAAAGGCTGCTTCCCGGCGCCGGAGAGGATCCTCTGCGCCGCCGTCGAGGGCGCTCAGGTTGATTTCGACACCGCGCACATCATCGAGGCGCGCTACTTCACCGAACTGGTCACCGGCCAGGTGGCGAAGAACATGATCGGCACTTTCTGGTTCCAGCTGAACGAGATCAACGCCGGCAAGTCCCGTCCGCAAGGTTTCCCGGTCAGCGCGACCAAGAAGGTCGGTGTGCTTGGCGCCGGCATGATGGGCGCAGGGATCGCCTACGTCTCGGCCGTCGCCGGTATCGAAGTGGTGCTCAAGGACGTGTCGGTGGAAGCGGCGGAGAAGGGCAAGGCTTACTCCGCCGGCCTGCTGGATAAGCAGGTGGCGCGCGGCAAGCTGAGCGCCGAGAAGCGTGACGCAGTCCTGGCGCGGATCAAGGCCACGGCCAGCGAGGCGGATTTCACCGGCTGCGACCTGATCATCGAAGCCGTGTTCGAAGACCGCGCGTTAAAAGGCAAAGTCACCGCTGCCGCCGAAGCGGCGGCGCTGAGCGACGCGGTAATCGCGTCCAACACCTCGACGCTGCCGATTACCGGCCTGGCCACTGCGGTGCAGAAGCAGGACAAATTCATTGGCCTGCATTTCTTCAGCCCGGTCGACAAGATGCCGCTGGTGGAAATCATCCGTGGCGAGAAGACCAGCGACGAGACCTTGGCGCGCGCCTTCGATTACGTGCTGCAAATCAAGAAGACGCCGATCGTGGTCCACGACAGCCGTGGCTTCTTCACGTCGCGGGTGTTTGGCACCTTCACCAACGAAGGCCTGGCGATGCTCGGCGAGGGCGTCAACGCGGCGATGATCGAGACCGAGGCGCGTAATGCCGGCATGCCGGTCGGGCCGCTGGCGATCTCCGACGAAGTGTCCATGGGTTTGATGTCGCACATCCGCGCGCAGACCCGCAAAGATCTGGAAGCCGAGGGCAAGCAGATGCCGCAGCACCCGGCGTTCGCCGTGGTCGATCTGATGGTCAGCGAGTACAAGCGCCAGGGCAAAGCCGCCGGTGGTGGCTTCTATGACTATCCGCAGGCCGGCAAGAAGCACCTGTGGCCGGAACTGAAAGCGCGCTTCGAGAAAGCCGACAAACAGATCCCGGCCGCCGATGTGCGGGATCGCATGCTGTTCATCCAGGCCATCGAGACCGTACGGTGCGTGGAGGAGGGCGTGTTGTTATCGACTGCCGACGCCAACATCGGTTCGATCTTCGGCATCGGTTTCGCCGCCTGGAGCGGTGGTGCGCTGCAGTTCATCAACCAATACGGGGTGAAGGACTTCGTCGCCCGGGCCGAATATCTCGCCGAGCAATACGGCGAGCGTTTCATACCGCCGACGTTGTTGCTCGAGAAGGCAGGTAAGAACGAGCGCTTCTAA
- a CDS encoding alpha-E domain-containing protein → MLSRTASDLYWMSRYLERAENLARMLDVSYSLSLMPQTGRGDGLDELAMPLLITGTLDEYLSRHGQLHAERMLHFFALDEANQASIYCCLQAARANAHAVRGRITADMWENINATWLEIRGIAEQGLGRYGISRFCEWVKERSHLFRGATFGTIMRSDAYRFIRLGTFIERADNTLRLLDARYEMLGDEAEEIDDRSARSYYQWSALLRALSSFEAFAEIYRGSPNTRKVTELLLLRPDVPRSLRSCQEELHQILASLPGENGRPAQRLAAELAARLRYTGIDEILNAGLHAWLTDFILLVRQLARAIHSSYLEVV, encoded by the coding sequence ATGCTTTCGAGGACTGCCTCCGATCTGTACTGGATGTCGCGTTATCTGGAGCGCGCCGAGAACCTCGCGCGCATGCTCGACGTAAGTTATTCACTGTCGCTGATGCCGCAAACCGGGCGTGGCGATGGTCTCGACGAACTGGCCATGCCGCTGTTGATCACCGGCACGCTGGATGAATATCTGAGTCGCCACGGCCAGCTGCACGCTGAGCGCATGCTGCATTTTTTCGCGCTCGACGAGGCCAACCAGGCGAGCATCTATTGCTGCCTGCAGGCAGCGCGGGCCAACGCCCATGCGGTACGTGGGCGCATCACCGCGGACATGTGGGAGAACATCAACGCCACTTGGCTGGAGATTCGTGGCATCGCCGAGCAGGGTCTCGGCCGCTATGGCATCAGCCGCTTCTGCGAGTGGGTCAAGGAGCGCTCCCACCTGTTCCGCGGTGCCACCTTCGGCACCATCATGCGCAGTGATGCCTATCGCTTCATTCGCCTGGGTACCTTCATCGAGCGCGCCGACAACACTTTGCGCCTGCTCGATGCGCGCTACGAAATGCTCGGTGACGAGGCCGAGGAGATCGATGATCGCTCGGCGCGTAGCTACTACCAGTGGAGCGCCTTGCTGCGCGCGCTGTCGTCGTTCGAAGCGTTCGCCGAGATCTACCGCGGCTCGCCGAATACCCGCAAGGTCACCGAGCTGTTGCTCCTGCGGCCGGATGTGCCGCGCTCGCTGCGCTCCTGTCAGGAAGAACTGCACCAGATTCTCGCCAGCCTGCCCGGCGAAAACGGCCGCCCGGCGCAGCGCCTGGCCGCCGAGCTGGCCGCGCGCCTGCGCTACACCGGCATCGACGAAATTCTCAACGCCGGCCTGCATGCCTGGCTTACCGATTTCATCCTGCTGGTTCGCCAGCTGGCCCGTGCCATCCACAGCTCCTATTTGGAGGTCGTATGA
- a CDS encoding transglutaminase family protein: protein MRLSIRHDTTYHYDDQVRASIQYLRLTPHSSERQQIISWQLTLPRPVRAQLDPYGNILHVLTLDEPHESIVIGARGQVDIDEQREAEHEDGSALPFLRQTRLTQADEALRGFAVQQCKSGADRSALIGLMEALNEQMAYKPGATQIDTTAAEAFAGRAGVCQDHTHAFIACARTLGVPARYVSGYLYNGNNSQLASHAWAEAWLDDAWYSFDVTNNLARPERHLKLAVGLDYLDACPVRGMRRGGGGEQMHAKVPFASLLAVQAQ, encoded by the coding sequence ATGAGACTGTCCATCCGTCACGACACCACCTATCACTACGATGATCAGGTCCGCGCGAGCATTCAATATTTGCGCCTGACTCCGCACAGCAGCGAGCGCCAGCAGATCATCAGCTGGCAGCTGACCTTGCCGCGCCCGGTGCGTGCGCAGCTCGATCCCTACGGCAACATCCTCCATGTGCTGACGCTGGACGAGCCGCACGAATCGATCGTCATCGGCGCGCGGGGCCAGGTGGATATCGACGAGCAACGTGAGGCCGAGCATGAAGACGGCTCGGCACTGCCGTTCTTGCGCCAGACGCGCCTCACCCAGGCTGACGAAGCGCTACGAGGGTTCGCCGTGCAGCAGTGCAAAAGCGGCGCCGATCGCAGTGCGCTGATCGGCCTGATGGAGGCGCTCAACGAGCAGATGGCCTACAAACCGGGGGCGACGCAGATCGATACCACCGCCGCCGAGGCGTTCGCCGGCCGCGCCGGGGTGTGTCAGGACCACACGCACGCGTTCATCGCCTGCGCCCGCACGCTCGGGGTTCCAGCGCGCTATGTCTCGGGCTACCTGTACAACGGCAACAACAGCCAGCTGGCCAGTCACGCATGGGCGGAAGCCTGGCTGGACGATGCCTGGTACAGCTTCGATGTCACCAACAATCTGGCCCGCCCGGAGCGGCATCTGAAGCTCGCTGTGGGCCTGGATTACTTGGATGCCTGCCCGGTGCGCGGCATGCGTCGCGGCGGAGGGGGCGAGCAGATGCACGCCAAGGTGCCGTTCGCCTCGTTGCTGGCAGTGCAGGCGCAGTAG
- a CDS encoding cytochrome c, with protein sequence MRRVCASLTACLCLSASALSMAAELTLDLPGGPRHWQTSALLNHPQAREIEIPADVAYKRVMYYRAVPLASLLEGVQAGDHLQVVASDGFAAELPAAPVLAQSAATAWLAIEDPARPWPALAKGKPSAGPFYLVWSEPQKSDIGTEQWPYQVASIRLLAPVAKRFPALLPAANSAPDVQAGFAQFQKNCLACHRLNGAGDAQFGPDLNLPFNPTEYFATDFLARYIRDPQNLRRWPQGRMPGFSQEALSDEQLGQLLAYLRHMAGRKVVSAP encoded by the coding sequence ATGCGTCGCGTGTGTGCATCACTTACGGCCTGTTTGTGCCTGTCGGCCAGCGCCTTGTCCATGGCCGCTGAACTGACCCTGGACCTGCCTGGCGGGCCACGCCATTGGCAAACCAGCGCCCTGCTCAATCATCCGCAAGCGCGGGAGATCGAGATTCCTGCCGATGTCGCCTACAAGCGCGTCATGTATTACCGGGCAGTGCCGCTGGCCAGTCTGCTGGAGGGTGTGCAGGCCGGCGATCATTTGCAGGTGGTGGCATCAGATGGTTTCGCCGCTGAATTACCGGCTGCGCCGGTGTTGGCACAGAGCGCGGCGACGGCCTGGCTGGCGATTGAAGATCCGGCACGTCCCTGGCCGGCACTGGCCAAAGGCAAGCCGAGTGCCGGACCGTTTTATCTGGTCTGGAGCGAGCCGCAGAAAAGCGATATTGGCACGGAACAGTGGCCGTACCAGGTAGCCAGCATCCGCCTCCTGGCGCCCGTGGCCAAGCGCTTCCCGGCGCTGCTGCCGGCTGCCAATTCCGCACCGGATGTTCAGGCGGGGTTTGCTCAGTTTCAGAAAAACTGTCTGGCCTGCCATCGCCTCAATGGCGCCGGCGACGCCCAGTTCGGCCCGGACCTGAATTTGCCCTTCAATCCAACCGAATACTTCGCAACGGACTTCCTCGCCCGCTACATCCGCGACCCGCAAAATCTGCGGCGCTGGCCACAAGGGCGGATGCCGGGGTTCTCTCAAGAAGCGCTGAGCGATGAACAGCTCGGCCAACTACTCGCCTATTTGCGCCACATGGCCGGACGCAAAGTCGTCAGCGCACCTTAA